One Spirochaetales bacterium DNA window includes the following coding sequences:
- a CDS encoding diguanylate cyclase — MKKEKDTITFLKEKVSSLLMEDEKSRTMLIKNIDELKKKNMDEYLYANLLELFVHLSFSEEEAKKHWKNIFENYRYLQSKIDRTVGLRVAMFDYFINLNRMLSEPILVEIWLFKETEKMAMVDALTGLFNRRYFDLSLKKELKRAHRHDKIFSLLMIDIDNFKVINDSKGHPFGDIVLKKLGAGLKESCREEDILCRYGGEEFVFILPETNGGSALVFAERLRNTIRNNSFFKKHRIFFSGGIASYPFDGMNANKLIRNADKALYAAKFAGKDCIIKSRTENRRYIRYTQSLKIFFKPVNIAFRQSDVRQVYSQDISLGGIKFESYELLQLDSKLLLDISLPDKNEVVLVGTVIWFKKIDNTLYRYGVRYDDITHEQLVILRQFLDDTTITEVESGNDRF; from the coding sequence AAGCAGAACAATGCTTATCAAAAATATCGATGAACTTAAGAAGAAAAATATGGATGAGTATCTTTATGCGAATCTGCTTGAATTGTTCGTCCATCTCAGTTTTTCGGAAGAAGAGGCAAAAAAACATTGGAAGAATATTTTCGAGAATTATCGATATTTACAGAGCAAAATCGACCGTACCGTCGGCCTGAGGGTCGCCATGTTCGATTATTTTATCAATTTGAACCGGATGCTTTCGGAGCCGATTCTCGTCGAGATCTGGCTGTTCAAGGAGACGGAAAAAATGGCCATGGTCGACGCACTGACCGGTCTGTTTAACCGTAGATACTTCGATCTTTCCCTTAAAAAGGAACTGAAAAGAGCCCATCGGCATGACAAGATATTTTCACTCCTTATGATCGATATCGATAACTTCAAGGTTATCAATGATTCGAAAGGTCATCCATTCGGTGATATTGTTTTGAAAAAATTGGGTGCCGGCCTGAAAGAAAGCTGCAGGGAAGAAGATATCCTCTGCCGGTATGGCGGCGAGGAGTTTGTCTTTATCCTGCCGGAAACGAACGGCGGCAGTGCCCTGGTTTTTGCAGAACGGCTGCGAAATACGATCAGAAACAATTCTTTTTTTAAAAAACATAGAATATTTTTCAGCGGGGGCATTGCTTCATATCCTTTTGACGGCATGAACGCGAATAAACTTATCAGGAATGCGGACAAGGCCCTCTACGCCGCCAAATTCGCCGGAAAAGATTGCATCATCAAAAGCCGAACGGAGAACAGAAGATACATTCGGTATACGCAGTCATTAAAGATTTTTTTCAAACCGGTGAACATCGCATTCAGGCAGTCCGATGTCAGGCAGGTGTATTCACAGGATATTTCCCTTGGAGGAATAAAATTTGAATCGTACGAACTCCTGCAATTGGATTCGAAGCTTCTCCTCGATATTTCTCTTCCCGATAAGAATGAAGTCGTCCTTGTCGGTACGGTCATCTGGTTCAAGAAAATCGATAACACGCTCTACCGGTATGGTGTTCGTTATGATGACATAACCCACGAGCAATTGGTGATATTACGACAATTCCTTGATGATACCACTATAACGGAAGTTGAAAGCGGGAATGACCGATTTTAA